A region of Rhizorhabdus wittichii RW1 DNA encodes the following proteins:
- a CDS encoding Citryl-CoA lyase (PFAM: HpcH/HpaI aldolase): MQGRGTTRRVVEGATAQPALTRCPSTASRSPSPFRGGMRGEPMTIRPRRSALYMPASNLRAIDKARSLPCDVVIFDLEDAVAPEAKAEARANAVAAVRDGGFGKRELVIRVNALGTPWAEDDLAAAASSGADAILAPKVGDADSVRRYHAAIAAAPAATGFWAMVETTRAIFRLDAIAEAMSARPAAFVLGTNDLAKEMGARLTVERTPFLGMMAMAVAAAKGHGLAILDGVYNAFDDEAGLDRQCAEAKAYGFDGKTLIHPRQIDPTNRAFSPDAAEIAWARAAVDGFAAPENAGKGAIRVGGEMVERLHLDQAHAILAMAGDA; this comes from the coding sequence ATGCAGGGGAGGGGGACCACCCGCAGGGTGGTGGAGGGGGCGACGGCGCAGCCGGCGCTGACGCGCTGCCCTTCCACCGCTTCGCGGTCCCCCTCCCCGTTCCGGGGAGGAATGAGAGGGGAGCCCATGACGATCCGCCCGCGCCGCAGCGCGCTCTACATGCCCGCCTCGAACCTGCGCGCGATCGACAAGGCGCGGTCGCTGCCCTGCGACGTGGTGATCTTCGACCTCGAGGACGCGGTCGCGCCCGAGGCCAAGGCCGAGGCGCGCGCCAATGCGGTGGCGGCGGTGCGCGACGGCGGGTTCGGGAAGCGCGAGCTGGTGATTCGGGTCAATGCGCTCGGCACCCCCTGGGCCGAGGACGACCTTGCCGCGGCGGCATCGTCGGGCGCCGACGCGATCCTCGCCCCCAAGGTCGGCGATGCGGACAGCGTGCGCCGCTATCATGCGGCGATCGCGGCGGCCCCGGCGGCGACGGGCTTCTGGGCGATGGTCGAGACCACCCGGGCGATCTTCCGGCTCGATGCGATCGCCGAGGCGATGAGCGCCCGCCCGGCGGCGTTCGTGCTCGGCACCAACGACCTCGCCAAGGAGATGGGCGCGCGCCTCACCGTCGAGCGGACGCCGTTCCTCGGCATGATGGCGATGGCGGTCGCGGCGGCGAAGGGCCATGGCCTCGCCATCCTCGACGGCGTCTACAACGCGTTCGACGACGAGGCCGGCCTCGACCGGCAATGCGCCGAGGCGAAGGCCTATGGCTTCGACGGCAAGACGCTGATCCATCCGCGCCAGATCGATCCGACCAACCGGGCGTTCAGCCCCGACGCGGCGGAGATCGCCTGGGCGCGCGCCGCGGTCGACGGCTTCGCCGCGCCCGAAAATGCCGGCAAGGGGGCGATCAGGGTCGGCGGAGAGATGGTCGAGCGGCTGCACCTCGACCAGGCGCACGCGATCCTGGCGATGGCCGGGGACGCGTAG
- a CDS encoding response regulator receiver protein (PFAM: regulatory protein, LuxR; response regulator receiver; Sigma-70, region 4 type 2), whose protein sequence is MNSRRIYIVDDDDALRQSVEVLLDVAGGFVTRSFASGEAFLDAVPQMEAGCVLLDLNMPGLNGLEVLHRLQKLDNRFETILLTGQGDIGVAVEAMKSGAIDFIEKPYDNRMLLGALDNGFARIEDREKEASAIQSARDGIDRLTPRERDVLLGLIDGKANKIIAYELDISPRTVEIYRANLMDKLGVRSVAEAVRIAFAAGLVPVFPR, encoded by the coding sequence ATGAACAGCCGGCGCATCTACATCGTCGACGACGACGACGCGCTCCGCCAGTCGGTCGAGGTGCTGCTCGACGTCGCGGGCGGCTTCGTCACCCGCTCCTTCGCCTCGGGCGAGGCGTTCCTCGACGCGGTGCCGCAGATGGAGGCGGGCTGCGTCCTGCTCGACCTCAACATGCCCGGGCTCAACGGGCTCGAGGTGCTCCACCGGCTGCAGAAGCTCGACAACCGCTTCGAGACGATCCTGCTGACCGGGCAGGGCGACATCGGCGTCGCGGTCGAGGCGATGAAGTCGGGGGCGATCGACTTCATCGAGAAGCCCTATGACAACCGCATGCTGCTGGGCGCGCTCGACAACGGCTTCGCCCGGATCGAGGACCGCGAGAAGGAGGCGAGCGCGATCCAGTCGGCGCGCGACGGGATCGACCGGCTCACCCCGCGCGAGCGCGACGTGCTGCTCGGCCTGATCGACGGCAAGGCCAACAAGATCATCGCCTATGAGCTCGACATCAGCCCCCGCACGGTCGAGATCTACCGCGCCAACCTGATGGACAAGCTCGGCGTGCGCAGCGTCGCCGAGGCGGTCCGCATCGCCTTCGCGGCGGGGCTGGTGCCGGTCTTCCCACGATAA
- a CDS encoding NADH (or F420H2) dehydrogenase, subunit C (TIGRFAM: NADH (or F420H2) dehydrogenase, subunit C~PFAM: NADH dehydrogenase (ubiquinone), 30 kDa subunit), with the protein MSGTSFAFPRFASNDGVVEAATAALGARLIEARSCVGEIALHVERASLVETMRILRDELAYQQLMEIAGVDYPDRAERFEVVYCLLSVTKNHRIRVHVGTDEVQPVPSVTGLWPVAGWLEREVFDMYGVLFEGNADLRRILTDYGFRGHPQRKDFPLTGYVELRYSEAHKRVVYEPVKLAQDFRSFEFMSPWEGADYILPGDEKAEGEAPTGDGAKK; encoded by the coding sequence ATGAGCGGGACCAGCTTCGCCTTTCCGCGCTTCGCGTCGAACGACGGCGTGGTCGAGGCCGCGACCGCGGCGCTCGGCGCCCGCCTGATCGAGGCGCGCAGCTGCGTCGGCGAGATCGCCCTGCACGTCGAGCGCGCGAGCCTGGTCGAGACGATGCGCATCCTGCGCGACGAGCTCGCCTATCAGCAGCTGATGGAGATCGCCGGGGTCGACTATCCCGACCGCGCCGAGCGGTTCGAGGTGGTCTATTGCCTGCTGAGCGTCACGAAGAACCACCGCATCCGCGTCCATGTCGGCACCGACGAGGTCCAGCCGGTGCCGTCGGTGACCGGGCTGTGGCCGGTCGCCGGCTGGCTCGAGCGCGAGGTGTTCGACATGTACGGCGTGCTGTTCGAAGGCAATGCCGACCTGCGCCGCATCCTCACCGACTATGGCTTCCGCGGGCATCCGCAGCGCAAGGACTTCCCGCTGACCGGCTATGTCGAGCTGCGCTATTCGGAGGCCCACAAGCGCGTCGTCTATGAGCCGGTCAAGCTGGCCCAGGACTTCCGCAGCTTCGAGTTCATGAGCCCGTGGGAAGGCGCCGACTATATCCTGCCCGGCGACGAGAAGGCCGAGGGCGAAGCGCCCACGGGCGACGGAGCGAAGAAGTGA
- a CDS encoding Inositol-phosphate phosphatase (PFAM: inositol monophosphatase) encodes MVAHSGLITVMDRAARKAAPRLRRDFNEVQQLQVSRKGPADFVSMADKRAEQTLVEELKRARPDWGFILEEGGEIEGDPAKPRWIIDPLDGTSNFLHGLPHFAISIAVEEPRPGQKRGEVTQGLVYQPLTDESFWAEKGRGAWLHDRRLRVSARRELSESLVATGIPFLGHGDIREWTAIFAAIAPEVAGIRRYGSAALDLAWVAAGRFDAFWEADLNIWDVAAGILLVREAGGFVSDYRGGDRMHERNEYLATNDGLATRLHKLVAQGLKGL; translated from the coding sequence ATGGTAGCCCACTCCGGCCTCATCACCGTCATGGACCGCGCCGCGCGCAAGGCCGCGCCGCGGCTGCGGCGCGACTTCAACGAGGTGCAGCAGCTCCAGGTGAGCCGCAAGGGCCCCGCCGACTTCGTCTCGATGGCCGACAAGCGCGCCGAGCAGACGCTGGTCGAGGAGCTGAAGCGCGCCCGGCCCGACTGGGGCTTCATCCTCGAGGAAGGCGGCGAGATCGAGGGCGATCCGGCCAAGCCGCGCTGGATCATCGATCCGCTCGACGGCACCTCCAACTTCCTCCACGGCCTGCCGCACTTCGCCATCTCGATCGCGGTCGAGGAGCCGCGCCCGGGCCAGAAGCGCGGCGAGGTGACGCAGGGGCTGGTCTACCAGCCGCTCACCGACGAGAGCTTCTGGGCGGAGAAGGGCCGCGGCGCCTGGCTGCACGACCGCCGGCTGCGCGTCTCGGCGCGGCGCGAGCTGTCGGAATCGCTGGTCGCGACCGGCATCCCCTTCCTCGGCCATGGCGACATCCGCGAATGGACCGCGATCTTCGCCGCGATCGCGCCCGAGGTGGCCGGCATCCGCCGCTACGGCTCGGCCGCGCTCGACCTCGCCTGGGTCGCGGCAGGGCGGTTCGACGCCTTCTGGGAGGCCGACCTCAACATCTGGGACGTCGCGGCCGGCATCTTGCTGGTGCGCGAGGCCGGCGGCTTCGTCAGCGACTATCGCGGCGGCGACCGGATGCACGAGCGCAACGAATATCTCGCGACCAACGACGGCCTCGCGACTCGCCTCCACAAGCTGGTGGCGCAGGGCCTGAAGGGGCTCTGA
- a CDS encoding NADH-ubiquinone/plastoquinone oxidoreductase, chain 3 (PFAM: NADH-ubiquinone/plastoquinone oxidoreductase, chain 3) — protein MASVAAGYLPILLFLGVALVLSSAFVFLPMLVGRLTGTHQPNPEKLAEYECGFPAFEDSRAQFDVRFYLIAILFIIFDLEAAFLYPWAVSLGGIGFVGWLSMMIFLVELAVGFIYAWKKGALEWE, from the coding sequence ATGGCGTCAGTCGCCGCCGGATATCTGCCGATCCTGCTCTTCCTGGGCGTTGCCCTGGTGCTGTCGAGCGCCTTCGTCTTCCTGCCGATGCTGGTCGGCCGGCTGACCGGCACCCATCAGCCCAATCCCGAGAAGCTGGCCGAATATGAATGCGGCTTCCCGGCGTTCGAGGACAGCCGCGCCCAGTTCGACGTGCGCTTCTACCTGATCGCCATCCTGTTCATCATCTTCGACCTCGAAGCCGCCTTCCTCTATCCCTGGGCGGTGTCGCTCGGCGGGATCGGGTTCGTCGGCTGGCTGTCGATGATGATCTTCCTGGTCGAGCTGGCCGTCGGCTTCATCTATGCATGGAAGAAGGGAGCGCTCGAATGGGAGTGA
- a CDS encoding PAS/PAC sensor signal transduction histidine kinase (TIGRFAM: PAS sensor protein~PFAM: ATP-binding region, ATPase domain protein domain protein; histidine kinase A domain protein domain protein; PAS fold-3 domain protein; PAS fold domain protein~SMART: PAS domain containing protein; PAC repeat-containing protein): protein MPRGWPRMATDRRTIGLTALFAAIIVVAILKAAHLTPPSDRSGAVEVALLVFAGLLSAAAMVWSWRSHLIERDRVERRELVDAAELAAVMVVDEEGTIRHWSRGCEELYGWPAAAAVGRRRVDLLDTQTPEPVEALWHRLRVAGRVSIELVERHRDGHELIIHDHAKIIRHGADHHSAVIAVTDVTEWRRAEEALRLSEARLATSVAVQGIFIYEYDLIAGQPIWTTSGETFFGLDGEETGTGPRYWSEALDAQVREVVATTTASGQDRAHFDFDFRHPDGAARRGEGWARIIRNREGRPVRLLGTHLDVTERREREQELRAGEAERRAILATVPDAMFVCDERGHVRACSATARQLLGYGEGELIGHQLSDLVDDPRGPAAVRRDLARARQLGPGGQWPVPISVRRADGESVPISFVLGDAYVDGARMYVVFGRDMRPTIATEERFHRLTNDLAQVSRLGMMGEMAGALAHELSQPLSAIVNFLGAVDLMLDGDDERVDIARLRQALQRASEQASRAGEIIRRLRAFILRGEADMRAEPLTSLVREAAALALFNSSSFGIRLSYDFENEGRVVLGDRIQIQQVLVNLIRNAADAMTAQGEGRRELLIATKMARDNLIEVIVKDSGPGIASEMLERLFSPFATTKREGLGFGLAISRRIIEAHGGQMSATSAPDGGAVFRFTLPVMEEEGAR, encoded by the coding sequence ATGCCGCGTGGCTGGCCGCGCATGGCCACGGATCGCCGGACCATAGGTCTCACGGCGCTGTTCGCGGCCATCATCGTCGTGGCGATCCTCAAGGCTGCCCACCTGACCCCGCCGTCCGATCGCTCCGGCGCCGTCGAGGTCGCGCTGCTGGTCTTCGCCGGGCTGCTGTCGGCGGCGGCGATGGTCTGGTCGTGGCGCTCGCACCTGATCGAGCGCGACCGGGTCGAGCGGCGCGAGCTGGTCGACGCGGCCGAGCTGGCGGCGGTGATGGTGGTCGATGAGGAGGGGACGATCCGTCACTGGTCGCGCGGCTGCGAGGAACTGTACGGCTGGCCCGCGGCGGCGGCGGTCGGGCGCAGGCGGGTCGACCTGCTCGACACCCAGACGCCCGAGCCGGTCGAGGCGCTGTGGCACCGGCTCCGCGTCGCCGGGCGGGTCAGCATCGAGCTGGTCGAGCGCCATCGCGACGGTCATGAGCTGATCATCCACGACCATGCCAAGATCATCCGCCACGGCGCCGACCATCATTCGGCGGTGATCGCGGTCACCGACGTCACCGAATGGCGGCGCGCGGAGGAGGCGCTGCGGCTGAGCGAGGCGCGGCTCGCCACCTCGGTCGCGGTGCAGGGCATCTTCATCTACGAATATGACCTGATCGCCGGCCAGCCGATCTGGACGACCAGCGGCGAGACCTTCTTCGGCCTCGACGGCGAGGAGACCGGGACGGGCCCGCGCTACTGGAGCGAGGCGCTCGACGCGCAGGTCCGCGAGGTCGTCGCGACGACGACGGCCAGCGGCCAGGACCGCGCCCATTTCGATTTCGACTTCCGCCACCCCGACGGCGCCGCGCGGCGCGGCGAAGGCTGGGCGCGGATCATCCGCAACCGCGAGGGCCGGCCGGTGCGCCTGCTCGGCACCCATCTCGACGTCACCGAGCGGCGCGAGCGCGAGCAGGAGCTGCGCGCGGGCGAGGCCGAGCGGCGGGCGATCCTGGCGACCGTGCCCGACGCGATGTTCGTCTGCGACGAGCGCGGCCATGTCCGCGCGTGCAGCGCCACCGCGCGCCAGCTGCTCGGCTATGGCGAGGGCGAGCTGATCGGCCACCAGCTCAGCGACCTGGTCGACGATCCGCGCGGCCCGGCGGCGGTGCGCCGCGACCTCGCCCGCGCGCGGCAGCTCGGCCCCGGCGGGCAGTGGCCGGTGCCGATCAGCGTGCGCCGCGCCGACGGTGAATCGGTGCCGATCTCGTTCGTGCTCGGCGACGCCTATGTCGACGGCGCGCGCATGTACGTCGTGTTCGGCCGGGACATGCGCCCGACCATCGCGACCGAGGAGCGCTTCCACCGGCTCACCAACGACCTCGCCCAGGTCTCGCGCCTCGGCATGATGGGGGAGATGGCGGGCGCGCTCGCGCATGAGCTGAGCCAGCCGCTGTCGGCGATCGTCAACTTCCTCGGCGCGGTCGACCTGATGCTCGACGGCGACGACGAGCGGGTCGACATCGCCCGGCTGCGCCAGGCGCTCCAGCGCGCCAGCGAGCAGGCGTCGCGCGCCGGGGAGATCATCCGCCGGCTGCGCGCCTTCATCCTGCGCGGCGAGGCCGACATGCGCGCCGAGCCGCTGACCAGCCTGGTGCGCGAGGCGGCGGCGCTGGCGCTGTTCAACAGCAGCAGCTTCGGCATCCGGCTGTCCTATGATTTCGAGAATGAGGGCCGGGTCGTGCTCGGCGACCGGATCCAGATCCAGCAGGTGCTGGTCAACCTGATCCGCAACGCCGCCGACGCGATGACCGCGCAGGGCGAGGGCCGGCGCGAACTGCTGATTGCGACGAAGATGGCGCGTGACAACTTGATCGAGGTAATTGTGAAGGATTCGGGGCCGGGTATTGCATCGGAGATGCTGGAGAGACTGTTCAGCCCCTTCGCCACCACCAAGCGCGAGGGACTCGGCTTCGGCCTGGCGATCTCGCGGCGGATCATCGAGGCGCATGGCGGCCAGATGTCGGCAACCTCGGCGCCGGACGGCGGCGCCGTCTTCCGCTTCACCCTGCCGGTGATGGAAGAGGAAGGGGCGCGATGA
- a CDS encoding oligopeptide transporter, OPT family (TIGRFAM: oligopeptide transporters, OPT superfamily; oligopeptide transporter, OPT family~PFAM: Oligopeptide transporter OPT superfamily protein) — protein MAGGSGGTATGRELTVRGLLLGALITFVFTSANVYLGLRVGLTFATSIPAAVISMAVLRLVRGATIHENNIVQTVASAAGCIASIIFVLPGLIMIGWWQGFPFWQTFLLCASGGLMGVVLSVPLRRALVTGSDLPYPEGVAAAEVLKVGTQTREGAAEAQAGLRTILVGSIASMGFAVIGATKLVATEASTWFRFGASHAATGVSASLSFALLGAGHLVGLSVGLAMGLGLVIAFGVATPILSAIAAMPGPAEAAALAAFGGQVRFLGAGVIGAAAIWTLGKLARPLWHGMAGAIAASKARKASGEALPIEEQDMPVGWLGLIVALVALPIVALLWHFAEQGPLAAFALPLSLGFYAYVLLMGAFVAAVCGYMAGLIGSSNSPVSGLAILAVLGSALLLAVAVQPLAGSGAGPQLVAFALFVTGLVLACAVIANDNLQDLKTGQLIGATPWKQQVALIVGVLAGSAVIPPILDLLNAAYGFAPLPGTGLPVPSDPLPAPQATLIAGLARGILGEGLDWNMIFIGAALGLALVALDGLMGRRGWLRLPPLAVGIGIYLPMSATLPVVIGALIGWRYDRRRADPAAQRMGVLLASGFIVGESLFGVLLAGLIVATGSGAPLALVGAGHEGAAMAAGTLLVAALLVVLYRWTGRTAGRLQG, from the coding sequence ATGGCGGGCGGATCGGGCGGGACGGCGACAGGGCGCGAGCTGACCGTCCGGGGATTGCTGCTCGGCGCGCTGATCACCTTCGTCTTCACCTCGGCCAACGTCTATCTCGGCCTGCGGGTCGGACTGACCTTCGCCACCTCGATCCCGGCGGCGGTGATCTCGATGGCGGTGCTGCGGCTGGTGCGCGGCGCGACGATCCATGAGAACAACATCGTCCAGACCGTCGCCTCGGCGGCGGGGTGCATCGCCTCGATCATCTTCGTCCTGCCCGGCCTGATCATGATCGGCTGGTGGCAGGGCTTCCCCTTCTGGCAGACCTTCCTGCTCTGCGCCTCGGGCGGGCTGATGGGGGTGGTGCTGTCGGTGCCGCTGCGCCGCGCGCTCGTCACCGGATCGGACCTGCCCTATCCCGAGGGCGTCGCCGCGGCGGAGGTGCTCAAGGTCGGCACCCAGACGCGCGAGGGCGCGGCCGAGGCGCAGGCGGGCCTGCGGACGATCCTCGTCGGCTCGATCGCGTCGATGGGCTTCGCGGTGATCGGGGCCACGAAACTGGTCGCGACCGAGGCGTCGACCTGGTTCCGGTTCGGCGCCAGCCACGCCGCGACCGGAGTCTCGGCCTCGCTGTCCTTCGCGCTGCTCGGCGCGGGGCATCTGGTCGGGCTGTCGGTCGGGCTGGCGATGGGGCTCGGCCTGGTCATCGCCTTCGGCGTCGCCACCCCGATCCTGTCGGCGATCGCCGCGATGCCGGGGCCGGCCGAGGCGGCGGCGCTGGCGGCGTTCGGCGGGCAGGTGCGCTTCCTCGGCGCCGGCGTGATCGGCGCGGCGGCGATCTGGACGCTGGGCAAGCTCGCCCGGCCGCTGTGGCACGGCATGGCCGGCGCGATCGCCGCGTCGAAGGCGCGCAAGGCGTCGGGCGAGGCGCTGCCGATCGAGGAACAGGACATGCCGGTCGGCTGGCTCGGCCTGATCGTGGCGCTGGTGGCGCTGCCGATCGTGGCGTTGCTCTGGCACTTCGCGGAACAGGGGCCGCTCGCCGCCTTCGCGCTGCCGCTGTCGCTCGGCTTCTATGCCTATGTGCTGCTGATGGGCGCGTTCGTCGCGGCCGTCTGCGGCTATATGGCCGGGCTGATCGGATCGTCGAACAGCCCGGTGTCGGGGCTGGCGATCCTCGCCGTGCTCGGCTCGGCGCTGCTGCTCGCGGTTGCGGTGCAGCCGCTGGCGGGAAGCGGGGCGGGGCCGCAGCTCGTCGCCTTCGCGCTGTTCGTCACCGGCCTCGTCCTCGCCTGCGCGGTGATCGCCAACGACAATCTCCAGGACCTCAAGACCGGCCAGCTGATCGGCGCGACGCCGTGGAAGCAGCAGGTGGCGCTGATCGTCGGCGTGCTCGCCGGTTCGGCGGTGATCCCGCCGATCCTCGACCTGCTCAACGCCGCCTATGGCTTCGCGCCGCTGCCCGGCACCGGCCTGCCGGTCCCGAGCGATCCGCTCCCCGCGCCGCAGGCGACGCTGATCGCCGGCCTCGCGCGCGGCATTTTGGGCGAGGGGCTCGACTGGAACATGATCTTCATCGGCGCGGCGCTCGGCCTCGCGCTGGTCGCGCTCGACGGGCTGATGGGACGCAGGGGCTGGCTGCGCCTGCCGCCGCTCGCGGTCGGGATCGGCATCTACCTGCCGATGTCGGCGACCCTGCCGGTGGTGATCGGCGCGCTGATCGGCTGGCGCTACGACCGGCGCCGCGCCGATCCGGCGGCGCAGCGCATGGGCGTGCTGCTCGCCTCGGGCTTCATCGTCGGAGAGAGCCTGTTCGGCGTCCTCCTCGCCGGGCTGATCGTCGCGACCGGCAGCGGCGCCCCGCTCGCGCTGGTCGGCGCGGGCCATGAGGGCGCGGCGATGGCGGCGGGGACGCTGCTGGTGGCGGCGCTGCTCGTCGTCCTCTACCGCTGGACGGGGCGGACGGCGGGACGGTTGCAGGGGTGA
- a CDS encoding translation elongation factor P (EF-P) (TIGRFAM: translation elongation factor P~PFAM: Elongation factor P/YeiP protein; Elongation factor, KOW domain protein; Elongation factor P-like), whose protein sequence is MKISGVDIRPGNIIEYEGGIWRAVKIQHTQPGKGGAYMQVEMKNLIDGRKNNVRFRSAETVERVRLDTKDFQFLFAEGEDLTFMDKDTYEQITLPRDLLGDAAAFLQDGMDVVMELYEERPISVQLPDQVEATIVEADAVVKGQTASSSYKPAMLDNGVRVMVPPHISSGTRIVVDVYEQTYVRRAD, encoded by the coding sequence ATGAAGATCAGCGGCGTGGACATCCGTCCCGGCAACATCATCGAATATGAAGGCGGCATCTGGCGCGCCGTCAAGATCCAGCATACCCAGCCCGGCAAGGGCGGCGCCTATATGCAGGTCGAGATGAAGAACCTGATCGACGGGCGCAAGAACAACGTCCGTTTCCGGTCGGCCGAGACCGTCGAGCGCGTTCGCCTCGACACCAAGGATTTCCAGTTCCTGTTCGCCGAGGGCGAGGACCTGACCTTCATGGACAAGGACACGTACGAGCAGATCACCCTGCCGCGCGACCTGCTGGGCGACGCCGCCGCCTTCCTGCAGGACGGCATGGACGTGGTGATGGAGCTGTACGAGGAGCGCCCGATCTCGGTGCAGCTCCCCGACCAGGTCGAGGCGACGATCGTCGAGGCCGATGCCGTGGTGAAGGGGCAGACCGCCTCGTCCAGCTACAAGCCCGCGATGCTCGACAACGGCGTCCGCGTGATGGTGCCGCCGCACATCTCCAGCGGCACCCGCATCGTCGTCGACGTCTACGAGCAGACCTACGTCCGCCGCGCGGACTGA
- a CDS encoding UDP-galactose 4-epimerase (TIGRFAM: UDP-glucose 4-epimerase~PFAM: NAD-dependent epimerase/dehydratase; short-chain dehydrogenase/reductase SDR; 3-beta hydroxysteroid dehydrogenase/isomerase; polysaccharide biosynthesis protein CapD; Male sterility C-terminal domain), which yields MSSSASGPEARSFAVLVTGGAGYIGSHAVLALLDAGWRVSVIDNLVTGFRDAVDRRARFHEGDIADEALVARILAEDGIGAILHFAGSVVVPESVADPLKYYRNNTANSRSLIESAVKGGVRHFIFSSTAATYGIPDSIPVREDMPTVPINPYGMSKLMTEAMLRDVAAAHPMNYCALRYFNVAGADPQGRAGQSTAGATHLIKVAVEAALGKRAEVAVFGTDYATPDGTGVRDYIHVGDLADAHLHALDALIARPGESHVMNCGYGRGFSVLEVLDSVDRVAGTAVTRRMEPRRPGDPDALVADNARILATTPWRPRLDDLDTIVAHALAWERKLAGR from the coding sequence ATGAGCTCCAGCGCGTCCGGGCCCGAGGCCAGATCCTTCGCCGTCCTCGTCACCGGCGGCGCCGGCTATATCGGCAGCCACGCCGTCCTCGCCCTGCTCGACGCGGGCTGGCGCGTCTCGGTGATCGACAACCTCGTCACCGGCTTCCGCGACGCGGTCGACCGCCGCGCGCGCTTCCATGAGGGCGACATCGCCGACGAGGCGCTGGTCGCGCGCATCCTGGCCGAGGACGGGATCGGCGCGATCCTGCACTTCGCCGGATCGGTGGTCGTCCCCGAATCGGTCGCGGACCCGCTCAAATATTATCGCAACAACACCGCCAACAGCCGCTCGCTGATCGAGAGCGCGGTGAAGGGCGGGGTCCGCCACTTCATCTTCTCGTCGACCGCCGCGACCTACGGCATCCCCGACAGCATCCCGGTGCGCGAGGACATGCCGACCGTGCCGATCAACCCCTATGGCATGTCGAAGCTGATGACCGAGGCGATGCTGCGGGACGTCGCCGCGGCGCATCCGATGAATTACTGCGCGCTGCGCTACTTCAACGTCGCCGGCGCCGATCCGCAGGGCCGCGCCGGCCAGTCGACCGCGGGCGCGACCCACCTGATCAAGGTCGCGGTCGAGGCCGCGCTCGGCAAGCGCGCCGAGGTCGCGGTGTTCGGCACCGACTATGCGACCCCCGACGGCACCGGGGTGCGCGACTATATCCATGTCGGCGACCTCGCCGACGCGCACCTCCACGCGCTCGACGCGCTGATCGCCCGGCCCGGCGAGAGCCATGTGATGAACTGCGGCTATGGCCGGGGCTTCTCGGTGCTCGAGGTGCTCGATTCGGTCGACCGCGTCGCCGGCACCGCGGTCACCCGCCGGATGGAGCCGCGCCGCCCCGGCGACCCCGACGCGCTGGTCGCGGACAATGCCCGCATCCTCGCGACCACCCCCTGGCGCCCCAGGCTCGACGACCTCGACACGATCGTCGCCCATGCGCTGGCGTGGGAACGGAAGCTGGCGGGGAGGTAA
- a CDS encoding NADH-quinone oxidoreductase, B subunit (TIGRFAM: NADH-quinone oxidoreductase, B subunit~PFAM: NADH ubiquinone oxidoreductase, 20 kDa subunit): MGVTLDSALNPHKPEGFGEVVAPDPDYFKALQAEVNDKGFLVTSAEELFQWARTGSLWWMTFGLACCAVEMIHVNMPRYDLERFGAAPRASPRQSDVMIVAGTLCNKMAPALRRVYDQMSEPKYVISMGSCANGGGYYHYSYSVVRGCDRIVPVDIYVPGCPPTAEALLYGIMQLQRKIRRIGTLER; this comes from the coding sequence ATGGGAGTGACCCTCGATAGCGCGCTCAACCCGCACAAGCCGGAAGGCTTCGGCGAGGTCGTCGCGCCCGATCCCGATTATTTCAAGGCGCTCCAGGCCGAGGTCAACGACAAGGGCTTCCTCGTCACCTCGGCCGAGGAGCTGTTCCAGTGGGCGCGCACCGGCTCGCTGTGGTGGATGACCTTCGGCCTCGCCTGCTGCGCGGTCGAGATGATCCACGTCAACATGCCGCGCTACGACCTGGAGCGGTTCGGCGCCGCGCCGCGCGCCTCGCCGCGCCAGTCGGACGTGATGATCGTCGCGGGCACGCTGTGCAACAAGATGGCTCCGGCGCTGCGCCGCGTCTACGACCAGATGTCCGAGCCCAAATACGTCATCTCGATGGGCAGCTGCGCCAATGGCGGCGGCTATTATCATTACAGCTATTCGGTGGTGCGCGGCTGCGACCGGATCGTGCCGGTCGACATCTACGTCCCCGGCTGCCCGCCGACCGCCGAGGCGCTGCTCTACGGGATCATGCAGCTCCAGCGTAAGATCCGCCGGATCGGGACGCTCGAGCGATGA